The following are from one region of the Amycolatopsis sp. QT-25 genome:
- a CDS encoding PA containing protein produces the protein MTTDNHIAAPSFDRMRNMLVRAAEVRESEQQQIFDALDDIYARLAPVDSLGAVRKRLSEMPDRTETSVLAERLDETMSRLEAQDTAIAALTRAVESIVDKLAKPFAQLDGRLDGMAARLEGVGGRMDGLEDKLQNIHRRLDELGAHLDKQDVKTDALPQSVIGPVRERVEQAESALRDRVDTVDRELRTRVENLDKATKESLIANTEAVKTALTETGEMIDASDRLDGLGDRLEKVTSRLDDLAERLDKVEDGFTGRLGDLDGSIRSGLSKVESTLQKQPDTDSVDSLVRRSNDESVRRIGGQLDEAMATFAELMLGGGPAVQQISPPPPAPRQPRRSSRNGRAPKAADGKTKADGTDETTD, from the coding sequence GTGACCACTGACAACCACATTGCCGCCCCGTCCTTCGACCGGATGCGCAACATGCTGGTGCGCGCGGCCGAAGTGCGTGAGAGCGAACAGCAGCAGATCTTCGACGCGCTCGACGACATCTACGCACGTCTGGCCCCGGTCGACTCGCTCGGCGCGGTGCGCAAGCGGCTCTCGGAGATGCCCGACCGCACCGAGACGAGCGTGCTCGCCGAACGTCTCGACGAGACCATGTCGCGGCTCGAAGCGCAGGACACCGCGATCGCCGCGCTGACCCGCGCCGTGGAAAGCATCGTCGACAAGCTCGCCAAGCCGTTCGCCCAGCTCGACGGCCGCCTCGACGGCATGGCCGCGCGCCTGGAAGGCGTCGGGGGCCGGATGGACGGGCTCGAGGACAAGCTCCAGAACATCCACCGCCGTCTCGACGAACTCGGCGCGCACCTCGACAAGCAGGACGTGAAGACCGACGCGCTCCCGCAGTCGGTGATCGGCCCGGTGCGCGAGCGCGTCGAGCAGGCCGAGTCGGCCCTGCGCGACCGCGTCGACACCGTCGACCGCGAACTGCGCACCCGCGTCGAGAACCTCGACAAGGCGACCAAGGAAAGCCTCATCGCGAACACCGAGGCGGTCAAGACCGCGCTGACCGAGACCGGCGAGATGATCGACGCTTCGGACCGCCTCGACGGCCTCGGCGACCGCCTCGAAAAGGTCACCTCGCGCCTCGACGACCTGGCCGAGCGCCTCGACAAGGTCGAAGACGGCTTCACCGGCCGCCTCGGCGACCTCGACGGCTCGATCCGCTCCGGTCTGTCGAAGGTCGAGAGCACGCTGCAGAAGCAGCCGGACACCGACTCGGTCGACTCGCTGGTGCGCAGGAGCAACGACGAGTCCGTGCGCCGCATCGGCGGCCAGCTGGACGAGGCGATGGCGACCTTCGCGGAGCTGATGCTCGGCGGTGGCCCGGCCGTGCAGCAGATCTCCCCGCCGCCGCCCGCCCCGCGTCAGCCGCGGCGCAGCTCGCGCAACGGCCGGGCGCCCAAGGCGGCCGACGGCAAGACCAAGGCCGACGGTACCGACGAGACCACCGACTGA